The Streptomyces europaeiscabiei genome window below encodes:
- a CDS encoding MGMT family protein: MSEESLPVDALPEYAERVLEVTDLIPPGRVMTYGDVAEWLGEGGPRQVGRVMALYGGAVAWWRVVRADGVLLPGHELRALDRYRAEGTPLREASRTTEGHVPRVDMRRARWDGGERAEGHT; encoded by the coding sequence ATGAGCGAGGAGAGCCTTCCGGTGGACGCCCTGCCGGAGTACGCGGAGCGGGTCCTCGAGGTCACCGACCTGATCCCGCCTGGACGGGTCATGACATACGGGGACGTCGCCGAATGGCTGGGGGAGGGCGGCCCACGCCAGGTGGGCCGCGTGATGGCCCTCTACGGGGGCGCGGTCGCGTGGTGGCGGGTCGTCCGCGCCGACGGCGTCCTGCTGCCCGGCCACGAACTGAGAGCCCTGGACCGCTACCGCGCTGAGGGCACCCCCCTGCGCGAGGCGAGCCGCACCACCGAGGGCCATGTGCCGCGCGTCGACATGAGACGGGCACGCTGGGACGGCGGCGAACGTGCGGAGGGTCACACCTGA
- a CDS encoding ATP-dependent helicase has protein sequence MSSSFSTRRLSHPQVRQGSRGAYRLVRTPPARRDPPRLDAEQRGVVDHGAGPLLVLAGPGTGKTTTLVESVAARVARGADPARVLVLTFSRKAAVELRDRMALRMGASRAPQATTFHSFCYALIRAHQDSDLFVEPLRLLSGPEQDVAVRELLAGQPDLERLGLAHVRWPDELRACLTTRGFADEVRAVLARSRELGLAPEDLRTFAARIGRPDWLAASAFLAEYLDVLDLQGVLDYAELVHRAVLLADRPGVAERLAAQYDAVYVDEYQDTDPAQVRLLRALAGGGRTLVALGDPDQSIYTFRGADVNGILEFPAVFPRADGHRAPVAVLRNSRRSGADLLAATRLLTQRMPLTRLPAEKVRAHRELRPVRDGGRVEVYTYPTSGTELDNIADVLRRAHLEDGVPWSEMAVLVRAGARTIPSIRRALTAAGVPLEIDGDDLPLRHEPAVQPLLTALRTVARAELGEAAPAASTQESDDSSDNPGAQHSWLGTETALNLLASPLAGMDTADLRRLGRALREEERAGGNPVPPPSDELLARALAEPERLVAHDPVYARGAQRLGALLRKARERLAGGGTAEEALWELWDGTPWPRRLERAARRGGAAGRNADRDLDAVCALFATAARAEERTGGLGALNFLAEIEAEDIAADTLTGRALRPDAVRLMTAHRSKGLQWRLVVVAGVQEGLWPDLRRRGSLLEADRIGRDGLAEPLTPGALLAEERRLFYVAATRARERLVVTAVKAPADDGDQPSRFLSELGVEPKDVTGRPRRPLSVPSLVAELRATTVDPRVSDPLREAAALRLARLAALSDEDGRPLVPSAHPYRWWGMFEPTESKVPLRDRDQPVVLSGSALDQLANTCSLQWFLGREVKADAPATAAQGFGNVVHVLADEVASGRTPADLDVLMERLDSVWNALAFDAPWKSEQEKQHARVALERFLKWHVMDRTGRAPVASEHDFDVTLEAGDYEVRIRGSMDRVEADTEGRAYVVDFKTGKQAVSSAEVTRHPQLAVYQLAVREGAVDEPFGGVRPEPGGAELVQLRQGAAKKNGGETVPKVQAQDPLEGAAGEWVGDLLATAAGKVLDERFSPTAGQHCAHCAFRASCSARPEGRHVVE, from the coding sequence GTGAGCTCCTCTTTCTCCACCAGGCGCCTGTCGCACCCCCAGGTGCGACAGGGGAGCCGTGGCGCTTACCGACTGGTGCGTACCCCACCGGCCCGAAGGGACCCCCCTCGTCTGGACGCCGAGCAGCGCGGCGTGGTTGACCACGGGGCCGGTCCCCTGCTGGTCCTCGCAGGTCCGGGCACCGGCAAGACGACCACTCTCGTCGAGTCCGTGGCGGCCCGCGTGGCCCGGGGGGCCGACCCCGCGCGCGTGCTCGTCCTGACCTTCAGCCGCAAGGCGGCCGTGGAGCTGCGCGATCGGATGGCGCTGCGCATGGGCGCCTCGCGCGCCCCGCAGGCCACCACCTTCCATTCGTTCTGCTACGCCCTGATCCGCGCCCACCAGGACAGCGACCTGTTCGTCGAACCACTGCGGCTGCTGTCCGGCCCCGAACAGGACGTGGCGGTCCGTGAACTGCTCGCGGGCCAGCCCGACCTGGAGCGCCTGGGCCTCGCACATGTGCGCTGGCCGGACGAGCTGCGCGCCTGCCTGACCACGCGAGGGTTCGCCGACGAGGTCCGCGCGGTCCTCGCCCGCAGCCGCGAGCTGGGCCTGGCCCCCGAGGACCTGCGGACCTTCGCCGCACGCATCGGCCGCCCGGACTGGCTCGCGGCCTCCGCCTTCCTCGCCGAGTACCTCGACGTCCTCGACCTGCAAGGAGTGCTCGACTACGCGGAACTGGTCCACCGGGCCGTGCTCCTCGCCGACCGCCCCGGTGTCGCCGAGCGGCTGGCCGCCCAGTACGACGCGGTCTACGTCGACGAGTACCAGGACACGGACCCCGCCCAGGTAAGGCTCCTGAGGGCCCTTGCGGGCGGCGGCCGCACCCTGGTGGCGCTCGGCGACCCGGACCAGTCGATCTACACCTTCCGGGGTGCCGACGTGAACGGCATCCTGGAGTTCCCGGCGGTCTTCCCGCGCGCGGACGGTCACCGGGCGCCGGTCGCGGTCCTCAGGAACTCCCGCCGCTCGGGAGCGGACCTGCTCGCCGCAACCCGTCTTCTCACGCAGCGCATGCCGCTCACCCGCCTCCCCGCCGAGAAGGTACGGGCCCACCGCGAGCTCAGGCCCGTACGGGACGGGGGGCGTGTCGAGGTCTACACGTACCCGACGTCGGGTACCGAGCTGGACAACATCGCGGACGTCCTGCGGCGGGCCCACCTGGAGGACGGCGTCCCCTGGAGCGAGATGGCCGTCCTGGTGCGCGCCGGCGCCCGCACGATCCCCTCGATCCGGCGCGCCCTCACCGCCGCGGGCGTCCCTCTGGAGATCGACGGCGACGACCTGCCCCTGCGCCACGAACCGGCCGTACAGCCCCTTCTGACGGCGCTGCGGACGGTGGCACGGGCGGAGCTGGGGGAGGCGGCCCCGGCAGCCTCGACCCAGGAGTCCGACGACTCGTCCGACAACCCCGGGGCGCAGCACTCGTGGCTGGGCACCGAGACCGCGCTCAACCTCCTCGCCTCCCCCCTCGCGGGCATGGACACCGCCGATCTGCGACGCCTCGGCCGCGCGCTGCGCGAGGAGGAGCGGGCCGGCGGCAACCCCGTGCCTCCGCCCTCGGACGAACTGCTGGCACGCGCGCTGGCGGAGCCCGAGCGACTGGTGGCGCACGACCCGGTGTACGCGCGGGGAGCGCAACGCCTGGGCGCGCTGCTGCGGAAGGCACGCGAGCGCCTCGCGGGCGGTGGTACGGCCGAGGAAGCGCTGTGGGAGCTGTGGGACGGAACACCGTGGCCCAGGCGCCTGGAGCGGGCCGCCAGGCGCGGTGGCGCGGCCGGGCGCAACGCGGACCGTGACCTCGACGCCGTGTGCGCGCTGTTCGCCACGGCGGCGCGCGCGGAGGAGCGCACCGGCGGCCTCGGCGCCCTCAACTTCCTGGCCGAGATCGAAGCCGAGGACATCGCCGCCGACACGCTCACCGGACGGGCCCTGCGTCCCGACGCCGTCCGCCTGATGACCGCGCACCGCTCCAAGGGACTGCAATGGCGCCTGGTCGTCGTCGCCGGTGTCCAGGAGGGCCTGTGGCCGGACCTGCGCCGTCGCGGCTCGCTCCTGGAGGCCGACCGCATCGGCCGCGACGGCCTCGCGGAGCCACTTACGCCGGGCGCGCTGCTGGCGGAGGAGCGACGTCTCTTCTACGTGGCCGCCACGCGCGCGCGTGAGCGCCTCGTCGTCACCGCGGTGAAGGCACCCGCCGACGACGGCGACCAGCCCTCCCGTTTCCTCTCAGAACTCGGCGTCGAGCCCAAGGACGTCACCGGCCGCCCCCGCCGCCCGCTGTCCGTGCCCTCCCTCGTCGCCGAACTGCGCGCCACGACGGTGGACCCGCGTGTGTCGGACCCCCTCCGCGAGGCCGCGGCCCTGCGCCTGGCCCGGCTGGCCGCGCTGAGCGACGAGGACGGCCGCCCGCTGGTGCCGTCGGCGCACCCGTACCGCTGGTGGGGCATGTTCGAGCCCACCGAGAGCAAGGTGCCGCTCAGGGACCGCGACCAGCCCGTCGTACTGTCCGGCAGCGCCCTCGACCAGCTCGCCAACACCTGCTCCCTGCAGTGGTTCCTGGGCCGCGAGGTGAAGGCCGACGCCCCCGCGACCGCCGCCCAGGGCTTCGGCAACGTCGTCCACGTCCTCGCCGACGAGGTCGCCTCCGGCCGGACCCCTGCCGACCTCGACGTCCTCATGGAGCGCCTCGACTCCGTGTGGAACGCGCTCGCCTTCGACGCGCCCTGGAAGTCGGAGCAGGAGAAGCAGCACGCGCGCGTGGCGCTCGAACGCTTCCTGAAGTGGCACGTCATGGACCGCACGGGGCGCGCCCCGGTGGCCAGCGAGCACGACTTCGACGTCACCCTCGAAGCAGGCGACTACGAGGTGCGCATCCGGGGCTCCATGGACCGGGTCGAGGCCGACACCGAGGGCCGCGCGTACGTCGTCGACTTCAAGACCGGCAAGCAGGCCGTGAGTTCCGCCGAGGTGACCCGCCACCCCCAGCTCGCCGTGTACCAGCTCGCGGTCCGTGAGGGGGCCGTCGACGAGCCCTTCGGCGGCGTACGCCCCGAACCGGGCGGCGCCGAACTCGTCCAGCTGCGACAGGGCGCCGCCAAGAAGAACGGCGGCGAGACCGTCCCCAAGGTGCAGGCCCAGGACCCCCTGGAGGGCGCGGCGGGGGAGTGGGTGGGGGACCTCCTGGCCACGGCCGCCGGCAAGGTCCTGGACGAACGCTTCTCCCCGACCGCGGGACAACACTGTGCACACTGCGCTTTCCGGGCATCGTGCAGCGCCCGGCCCGAGGGCCGTCACGTGGTCGAGTGA
- a CDS encoding dipeptidase, protein MSQPVDSDVSVVRTYIENHRAAFLDDLVEWLRIPSVSAQPEHATDVRRSADWLAAKLKETGFPTAEVWETAGAPAVFAEWPSADADAPTVLVYGHHDVQPAALADGWETEPFEPVIRGNRLHARGAADDKGQVFFHTLGVRAHLAATGRTAPAVHLKMLIEGEEESGSPNFRALVEEHTERLAADVVVVSDTGMWAEDTPTVCTGMRGLAECEIELHGPDQDIHSGSFGGAVPNPATEVARLVAALHDDHARVAIPGFYDGIRELTDRERELFAELPFDEERWLRTARSTAAHGEAGHTTLERVWARPTAEVNGIGGGYQGAGSKTIIPSSAMVKLSFRLVAGQDPDHIQKAVTAWAAERIPAWIRYEITFSGSTRPCLTPLDHPALRSLVRAMGRAFQQPVRYTREGGSGPAADLQEVLGAPVLFLGISVPSDGWHAPDEKVELDLLLKGVETSAYLWGELARSPREAH, encoded by the coding sequence ATGAGCCAGCCCGTTGACAGCGACGTCAGCGTCGTCCGCACGTACATCGAGAACCACCGTGCCGCCTTCCTCGACGACCTCGTGGAGTGGTTGCGCATCCCGTCGGTGTCGGCCCAGCCCGAGCATGCGACGGACGTACGGCGCAGCGCCGACTGGCTGGCCGCCAAGCTCAAGGAGACAGGCTTCCCCACCGCCGAGGTCTGGGAGACGGCGGGCGCCCCCGCCGTCTTCGCGGAATGGCCCTCCGCGGACGCCGACGCCCCCACGGTCCTGGTCTACGGGCACCACGACGTGCAGCCCGCGGCCCTTGCGGACGGCTGGGAGACCGAGCCGTTCGAACCGGTGATCCGCGGAAACCGTCTCCACGCGCGCGGGGCGGCCGACGACAAGGGGCAGGTGTTCTTCCACACACTGGGTGTCCGCGCCCACCTCGCCGCCACCGGCCGGACCGCCCCCGCCGTCCACCTGAAGATGCTGATCGAGGGCGAGGAGGAGTCCGGCTCCCCGAACTTCCGCGCCCTCGTCGAGGAGCACACCGAGCGGCTCGCCGCCGACGTGGTCGTCGTCTCCGACACCGGCATGTGGGCCGAGGACACCCCCACCGTGTGCACCGGCATGCGCGGCCTGGCCGAGTGCGAGATCGAGCTGCACGGTCCCGACCAGGACATTCACTCCGGCTCCTTCGGCGGTGCCGTACCCAACCCGGCCACCGAGGTCGCCCGCCTCGTCGCAGCCCTGCATGACGACCACGCGCGCGTGGCGATACCCGGTTTCTACGACGGCATCAGGGAACTCACCGACCGCGAGCGGGAGCTCTTCGCCGAACTGCCCTTCGACGAGGAGCGGTGGCTGCGCACGGCCAGGTCGACGGCGGCACACGGCGAAGCCGGACACACCACCCTGGAGCGCGTCTGGGCCCGTCCGACCGCCGAGGTCAACGGCATCGGCGGCGGCTACCAGGGCGCGGGCAGCAAGACGATCATTCCGTCGTCGGCCATGGTGAAGCTGTCCTTCCGCCTGGTCGCCGGGCAGGACCCGGACCACATCCAGAAGGCTGTCACCGCCTGGGCCGCCGAGCGGATCCCCGCCTGGATCCGCTACGAGATCACGTTCAGCGGATCCACCCGCCCCTGCCTGACACCTCTGGACCACCCGGCACTGCGATCGCTCGTACGAGCCATGGGCCGCGCCTTCCAGCAGCCGGTCCGCTACACGCGCGAGGGCGGCTCCGGTCCCGCCGCCGACCTCCAGGAAGTCCTCGGCGCACCCGTGCTCTTCCTGGGCATCTCCGTCCCCTCCGACGGCTGGCACGCACCCGACGAGAAGGTCGAACTCGATCTGCTCCTCAAAGGCGTCGAGACCAGCGCGTACCTCTGGGGCGAACTGGCCCGAAGCCCCCGCGAGGCACACTGA
- a CDS encoding mycoredoxin, which translates to MPGTVTMYSTTWCGYCRRLKSQMEREGITYNEINIEHDPDSAAFVEKANGGNQTVPTVLFPDGSTLTNPSLAQVKQKIGA; encoded by the coding sequence ATGCCGGGCACTGTGACGATGTACAGCACCACGTGGTGCGGCTACTGCCGTCGGCTGAAGAGCCAGATGGAGCGCGAGGGCATCACGTACAACGAGATCAACATCGAGCATGACCCGGACTCCGCCGCTTTCGTGGAGAAGGCTAACGGTGGGAACCAGACGGTTCCCACCGTCCTCTTCCCGGACGGTTCGACGCTCACGAACCCCTCGCTGGCGCAGGTCAAGCAGAAGATAGGCGCGTAG
- a CDS encoding ATP-dependent helicase translates to MSARISDPEQLKELLGIPFTPEQTACIIAPPAPQVIVAGAGSGKTTVMAARVVWLVGTGQVAPEQVLGLTFTNKAAGELAERVRKALVKAGITDPDVIDPDNPPGEPVISTYHAFAGRLLTDHGLRIGLEPASRLLADATRYQLAARVLRESPGPYPALTRSFPDLVGDLLTLDSELAEHLVRPEDLRAYDAELLRELEGVNLTNADLRKVPEAAAARRELTELVGRYRAAKRERDLLDFGDQIALSAGLAGLPEVGRILRDEFRVVLLDEYQDTSVAQRVLLAGLFGSGTGHPVTAVGDPCQAIYGWRGASVANLDDFPEHFAHPDGRRATRQALSENRRSGGRLLDLANGLAEPLRAMHAGVEALRPAPGAERDGVVRCALLNTHAEELDWIADSIAHLVRTGKEPGEIAVLCRTATDFAEIQGALVARDIPVEVVGLSGLLHLPEVADLVAVCEVLQDPGANASLVRLLTGPRWRIGPRDLALLGRRARLLVSHARVDGDDDPDRRLAAAVEGVDPSEVISLADALDTFLELPLEAEGEDDGLPFSPDARVRFARLAAELRDLRRSLADPLMDVLHRVLAVTGLEVELSASPHALAARRRETLSNFLDTAASFAANSAGEAGLLAFLGFLRTAAQYEKGLDNALPGGENTVKVLTAHRSKGLEWDVVAVPGLVTGTFPSTQGREKWTAQGKVLPHELRGDADTLPDVEAWDARGLKAFQEAMKDHQHTEELRLGYVTFTRPRSLLLGSGHWWGPSQKRPRGPSDFLMALHDHCVAGHGEIEAWADRPVEDAENPALHVTATDHAWPLPLDATALLRRRAAAATVLAHLERAASHEDTQRGAAHDTDPHSSCDHPDWPPPPDDEESLYEDDAFPDDIPHDDEGLPAGVPGGLHDEDTGDWDSWSSDRPARAAHARVEHSAQDERAPAVPHARRHPAASGLSPEEARTVASWDRDLDALTGELMRARAKVTDVPLPASLTASQLMRLAADPDGFAQELARPMPRPPQPAARRGTRFHAWVEARFEELRLPMLEPEELPGSDAEIADELDLEALKEAFERTPYAHRTPHRVEEPFQLGIAGRVVRGRIDAVYRERDGDGTTTYEIVDWKTSRTRTADPLQLAIYRLAWAEQQGVPLESVGAAFLYVRTGDVVRPEGLPGRDALERLLLEEPGADGRSDSDTEGRQTSARGAGAVTDEPPDEHAGAGR, encoded by the coding sequence ATGTCCGCCCGTATCAGCGATCCCGAGCAGCTCAAGGAGCTCCTCGGCATCCCGTTCACCCCGGAGCAGACGGCCTGCATCATCGCGCCGCCCGCCCCGCAGGTGATCGTGGCCGGAGCCGGGTCGGGCAAGACCACGGTGATGGCCGCGCGCGTGGTGTGGCTGGTCGGCACCGGACAGGTCGCCCCCGAACAGGTGCTCGGCCTGACGTTCACCAACAAGGCGGCCGGCGAACTCGCCGAGCGCGTACGCAAGGCCCTGGTGAAGGCGGGCATCACCGACCCGGACGTGATCGACCCGGACAACCCGCCGGGCGAGCCGGTCATCTCCACGTACCACGCCTTCGCGGGCCGCCTCCTGACCGACCACGGTCTGCGCATCGGCCTCGAACCCGCCTCCCGGCTCCTCGCCGACGCCACCCGCTATCAGCTCGCCGCACGCGTGCTCCGCGAGTCCCCCGGGCCGTACCCGGCACTGACCCGCTCCTTCCCGGACCTGGTCGGCGACCTGTTGACCCTCGACTCCGAACTTGCCGAGCACCTCGTACGACCGGAGGACCTGCGCGCGTACGACGCCGAACTGTTGCGCGAACTGGAGGGTGTGAACCTCACCAACGCGGACCTCCGCAAGGTGCCCGAGGCCGCCGCCGCCCGGCGTGAACTCACCGAGCTGGTGGGCCGCTACCGGGCGGCCAAGCGCGAGCGGGACCTTCTCGACTTCGGCGACCAGATCGCCCTGTCCGCCGGCCTCGCCGGGCTTCCCGAAGTGGGGCGCATCCTGCGGGACGAGTTCCGGGTCGTCCTGCTCGACGAGTACCAGGACACCTCGGTGGCCCAACGCGTCCTGCTGGCAGGCCTGTTCGGCAGCGGCACAGGCCACCCCGTGACCGCGGTCGGCGACCCCTGCCAGGCCATCTACGGCTGGCGCGGCGCCTCCGTCGCCAACCTCGACGACTTCCCGGAGCACTTCGCCCACCCCGACGGCCGCCGCGCGACCCGCCAGGCGCTCAGTGAGAACCGCCGCAGCGGCGGTCGGCTCCTCGACCTCGCCAACGGCCTAGCGGAACCCCTGCGGGCCATGCACGCGGGCGTGGAGGCCCTGCGGCCCGCGCCCGGCGCCGAACGCGACGGTGTGGTCCGCTGCGCCCTGCTGAACACCCACGCCGAGGAACTCGACTGGATCGCCGACTCGATCGCCCACCTCGTGCGCACCGGCAAGGAACCCGGCGAGATCGCGGTCCTGTGCCGGACGGCCACCGACTTCGCCGAGATCCAGGGCGCGCTCGTCGCCCGTGACATCCCGGTCGAGGTCGTCGGCCTCTCCGGACTGCTCCATCTCCCCGAGGTCGCCGACCTCGTCGCCGTCTGCGAGGTCCTCCAGGACCCCGGCGCCAACGCCTCCCTGGTCCGCCTCCTCACCGGCCCGCGCTGGCGGATCGGCCCGCGCGACCTCGCCCTCCTCGGGCGCCGGGCCAGGCTGCTCGTGTCCCACGCGCGCGTGGACGGCGACGACGACCCGGACCGTCGGCTCGCCGCCGCCGTCGAGGGCGTCGACCCGTCCGAGGTGATCTCGCTGGCGGACGCCCTGGACACGTTCCTGGAGCTGCCGCTCGAAGCCGAGGGGGAGGACGACGGGCTGCCGTTCTCGCCGGACGCGCGCGTCCGGTTCGCCCGGCTCGCAGCCGAACTGCGCGACCTGCGCCGCTCACTCGCCGACCCGCTCATGGACGTCCTCCACCGGGTGCTCGCCGTGACCGGACTGGAGGTGGAACTCTCCGCTTCCCCCCACGCGCTCGCCGCCCGCCGCCGCGAAACCCTGTCGAACTTCCTGGACACCGCTGCCTCGTTCGCCGCCAACAGCGCCGGCGAGGCCGGCCTGCTGGCCTTTCTCGGTTTCCTGCGCACAGCCGCCCAGTACGAGAAAGGCCTCGACAACGCCCTGCCGGGCGGTGAGAACACCGTCAAGGTGCTCACCGCCCACAGGTCCAAGGGCCTTGAGTGGGACGTCGTCGCCGTCCCCGGCCTGGTCACCGGCACCTTTCCCAGCACCCAGGGCCGCGAGAAGTGGACGGCGCAGGGCAAGGTCCTGCCACACGAGCTGCGCGGCGATGCCGACACCCTTCCCGATGTCGAGGCCTGGGACGCGCGCGGCCTGAAGGCCTTCCAGGAGGCCATGAAGGACCACCAGCACACCGAGGAACTCCGCCTCGGCTACGTCACGTTCACCCGCCCCCGTTCCCTGCTCCTCGGCTCCGGCCACTGGTGGGGCCCGTCCCAGAAGCGCCCGCGCGGGCCGTCCGACTTCCTCATGGCCCTGCACGACCACTGCGTCGCCGGACACGGCGAGATAGAGGCCTGGGCCGACCGGCCCGTGGAGGACGCCGAGAACCCCGCCCTCCACGTGACTGCGACCGACCACGCCTGGCCCCTCCCGCTCGACGCCACGGCTCTGCTGCGCCGCCGCGCCGCCGCCGCGACCGTACTGGCACACCTGGAGAGGGCCGCGTCGCACGAGGACACACAGCGGGGCGCCGCCCACGACACGGATCCCCACTCCTCCTGCGACCACCCGGACTGGCCGCCTCCGCCGGACGACGAAGAATCCCTCTACGAGGACGACGCCTTCCCGGACGACATCCCACACGACGACGAGGGCCTCCCGGCCGGCGTCCCCGGGGGGCTCCACGACGAGGACACCGGCGACTGGGACTCCTGGTCCTCGGACCGCCCCGCACGGGCCGCCCACGCGCGCGTGGAGCACTCCGCGCAGGACGAGCGCGCGCCTGCCGTGCCGCATGCCCGCAGGCACCCCGCCGCGTCCGGCCTCAGCCCCGAGGAAGCGCGCACCGTCGCCTCATGGGACCGCGACCTGGACGCGCTCACCGGAGAACTCATGCGGGCCCGCGCGAAGGTCACCGACGTACCCCTGCCCGCGTCGCTGACCGCCTCGCAGCTGATGCGTCTGGCCGCCGATCCGGACGGCTTCGCACAGGAGCTCGCCCGCCCCATGCCCCGCCCCCCGCAGCCCGCGGCGCGTCGCGGCACCCGTTTCCACGCCTGGGTCGAGGCCCGCTTCGAAGAGCTGCGACTGCCCATGCTGGAGCCCGAGGAACTGCCCGGCAGCGACGCCGAGATCGCCGACGAGCTGGACCTGGAGGCCCTCAAGGAAGCCTTCGAACGCACTCCGTACGCGCACCGCACGCCTCACCGCGTCGAGGAACCCTTCCAGCTCGGCATCGCCGGACGTGTCGTACGCGGCCGTATCGACGCCGTCTACCGGGAGAGGGACGGCGACGGGACGACGACGTACGAGATCGTCGACTGGAAGACCAGCCGCACTCGCACCGCCGACCCGCTCCAGCTCGCCATCTACCGGCTCGCCTGGGCCGAGCAGCAGGGCGTGCCCCTGGAGTCGGTCGGGGCGGCCTTCCTGTACGTCCGCACGGGGGACGTCGTACGGCCCGAGGGCCTCCCCGGCCGGGACGCACTGGAGCGGCTCCTCCTGGAGGAGCCCGGCGCCGACGGGAGATCCGATTCGGACACGGAGGGGCGGCAGACGTCGGCGCGCGGGGCCGGGGCGGTCACGGACGAACCGCCGGACGAGCATGCCGGTGCGGGCCGATAG
- the nudC gene encoding NAD(+) diphosphatase has translation MTTWTDHTADRPIALTAPSGIDRAAHHRLDEAWLAAAWSHPTTRCFVVSGGQVLIDETSDGTTELVMTPSFEAPLTEAHRYFLGTDADGVSYFALQKDALPGRMDQSARPAGLREAGMLLSPRDTGLMVHAVGLENWQRTHRFCSRCGERTVIAAAGHIRRCQACGAEHYPRTDPAVIMAVTDEEDRILLGRQMHWPEGRFSTLAGFVEPGESIEQSVRREVHEEVGISIGQVEYIASQPWPFPSSLMLGFMARATSTTVNVDGDEIHEARWFSREELRAAFESGEVLPPYGISIAARLIELWYGKPLPTRSHIG, from the coding sequence GTGACCACCTGGACCGACCACACCGCTGACCGACCCATCGCGCTCACCGCCCCCAGCGGCATCGACCGGGCCGCCCACCACCGGCTCGACGAGGCCTGGCTCGCTGCGGCGTGGAGCCACCCCACGACCCGCTGCTTCGTGGTCTCCGGCGGTCAGGTCCTCATCGACGAGACCTCGGACGGCACCACCGAACTCGTCATGACCCCCTCCTTCGAGGCCCCGCTCACCGAGGCGCACCGCTACTTCCTGGGCACCGACGCCGACGGTGTGAGCTATTTCGCACTCCAGAAGGACGCGCTCCCCGGCCGCATGGACCAGTCCGCCCGCCCGGCAGGACTGCGCGAGGCGGGCATGCTGCTGTCGCCACGTGACACAGGCCTCATGGTGCACGCGGTCGGCCTGGAGAACTGGCAGCGCACCCACCGCTTCTGCTCCCGCTGCGGCGAGCGCACGGTCATCGCGGCGGCCGGCCACATCCGCCGCTGCCAGGCCTGTGGCGCCGAGCACTACCCGCGCACCGACCCTGCGGTGATCATGGCCGTCACGGACGAAGAGGACCGCATCCTGCTCGGGCGCCAAATGCACTGGCCCGAGGGACGCTTCTCCACCCTGGCGGGCTTCGTCGAGCCCGGCGAGTCCATCGAGCAGTCCGTGCGGCGCGAGGTCCACGAGGAGGTCGGCATCAGCATCGGCCAGGTCGAGTACATCGCCAGCCAGCCCTGGCCCTTCCCCTCCAGCCTCATGCTGGGCTTCATGGCCCGCGCAACCTCGACGACCGTGAACGTCGACGGCGACGAGATCCACGAGGCCCGCTGGTTCTCCCGGGAAGAGCTGCGGGCCGCGTTCGAGTCCGGAGAGGTCCTGCCTCCCTACGGCATCTCGATCGCGGCCCGACTGATCGAACTCTGGTACGGCAAGCCCCTGCCGACGCGAAGTCACATCGGCTAG